One part of the Enterococcus sp. DIV1094 genome encodes these proteins:
- a CDS encoding NAD-dependent protein deacylase produces the protein MLEQTIEEAATAIIESQKLTFLTGAGVSTPSGIPDYRSLTGVYQGIDRPEYLLSHQAMDEEPEKFYSFLKHLYHPEAQPNIIHREIVELAKEKEVWVVSQNIDGLHEKAGSKKLVNFHGNLYHCYCRNCHQAVDWRDYLISDKHQRCGGQIRPDIVLYGEGFQDEVLDQATFAVNQADLIVIIGTSFQVHPFCDLIQFRAPHAKLLVINQTPVYLSEMYGFVQTDGTKVFKKVQESVR, from the coding sequence ATGTTGGAACAAACAATTGAAGAAGCAGCAACAGCCATTATTGAAAGTCAAAAGCTGACTTTTCTAACTGGGGCAGGTGTGTCCACACCTTCAGGCATCCCCGATTACCGTTCGCTAACAGGTGTCTACCAAGGAATTGATCGTCCAGAATACTTATTGAGTCATCAAGCAATGGACGAAGAACCAGAGAAATTTTATTCGTTTCTCAAACATCTTTATCATCCCGAAGCTCAACCCAATATCATCCATCGAGAAATCGTCGAGTTGGCTAAAGAAAAAGAAGTATGGGTCGTTTCGCAAAATATCGATGGCCTGCATGAGAAAGCAGGAAGTAAAAAACTAGTTAATTTTCATGGGAATCTGTATCATTGTTATTGTCGAAACTGCCATCAAGCGGTTGATTGGCGTGATTATCTCATCAGTGACAAACACCAACGATGTGGTGGACAGATTCGACCAGATATTGTGTTATATGGGGAAGGGTTCCAAGATGAAGTATTGGATCAAGCCACTTTTGCCGTTAATCAAGCGGACTTGATCGTGATCATAGGAACAAGTTTTCAAGTCCATCCTTTTTGTGATTTGATCCAGTTTCGTGCGCCTCATGCGAAGCTGTTAGTAATCAATCAAACCCCTGTATATCTATCAGAGATGTATGGATTTGTCCAAACAGATGGAACGAAGGTATTCAAAAAAGTACAGGAGAGTGTAAGATGA
- a CDS encoding chorismate mutase gives MTAKTEKEKMIAGELYFAGDPELVADRKFARSQSQIINQAETSELRSQLLKETFGATGEKIYMEPTINFDYGYNIYVGENFYANFNCTFLDVSTIKIGDNCMFAPNVQLYTATHPLHPVKRNSGLEFAKPIEIGNNVWLGGGVIITPGVTLGDNVVVGAGAVVTKSFPDNVVIAGNPARIIKRIDEPMPEESLEELRQSIDQIDHQLVELLEKRMSAVTKIADVKQATNQAVYDEKREQQVLDKVASWLKTPEYSETILATYADIMKHSRNYQNKRME, from the coding sequence ATGACAGCTAAAACAGAAAAAGAAAAAATGATTGCAGGCGAACTTTATTTTGCAGGTGATCCGGAATTGGTAGCAGATCGAAAGTTTGCTCGTAGTCAAAGTCAGATCATCAACCAAGCGGAAACAAGTGAACTTCGCAGCCAATTGCTGAAAGAAACATTTGGCGCTACCGGCGAGAAAATTTATATGGAGCCGACGATCAATTTTGATTATGGCTATAATATTTACGTAGGTGAGAATTTTTATGCGAACTTCAACTGTACATTTTTGGATGTCAGTACGATCAAAATTGGTGACAACTGCATGTTTGCCCCAAACGTTCAACTTTATACTGCCACGCATCCGTTGCATCCAGTGAAACGAAATAGCGGGTTAGAATTTGCGAAACCCATCGAGATCGGCAACAATGTTTGGTTAGGTGGCGGCGTGATCATCACACCGGGAGTGACTTTAGGAGACAATGTTGTTGTTGGCGCAGGAGCAGTCGTTACCAAATCGTTTCCAGATAATGTGGTCATTGCTGGAAATCCGGCACGGATCATCAAACGAATCGATGAGCCAATGCCTGAGGAGTCATTAGAGGAGTTAAGACAATCGATTGATCAAATCGACCACCAACTTGTAGAACTACTTGAAAAGAGAATGTCTGCGGTCACAAAGATCGCCGATGTGAAACAAGCGACGAATCAAGCAGTTTACGATGAAAAAAGAGAACAACAAGTACTGGATAAAGTTGCCAGTTGGTTAAAAACACCAGAATACAGTGAGACGATCTTAGCTACTTATGCAGATATCATGAAGCACTCACGCAACTATCAAAATAAACGAATGGAGTAG
- a CDS encoding amino acid ABC transporter ATP-binding protein — translation MSENIIEINHLSKKFGENEVLKDISMTVNKGEVVTIIGSSGSGKSTFLRCINLLEKPSGGAIIYNNENVLEPKYNLPKYRTNVGMVFQSFNLFNNMNVLENCMSGQTTVLKREKEHARKVAIENLEKVGMKQYIEARPSQLSGGQKQRVAIARALSMDPDVMLFDEPTSALDPEMVGEVLNTIKDLAHTGLTMIIVTHEMEFAKEVSDRVIFMDKGVIAEEGSPEDIFVHPKETRTKEFLSRILNN, via the coding sequence ATGAGTGAGAATATCATTGAAATCAATCATTTAAGTAAAAAATTCGGCGAAAATGAAGTGCTGAAAGATATTAGCATGACCGTCAACAAAGGGGAAGTCGTAACGATCATTGGTTCCTCTGGTTCAGGTAAATCAACGTTCTTACGTTGCATCAATTTACTAGAAAAACCATCTGGTGGCGCGATCATCTATAACAACGAAAACGTCTTAGAACCTAAATACAATTTACCAAAATATCGAACGAACGTCGGTATGGTTTTCCAATCCTTCAATCTTTTCAACAATATGAATGTCCTGGAAAATTGTATGTCTGGACAAACAACTGTCTTAAAAAGAGAGAAAGAACATGCGCGTAAAGTGGCCATCGAAAACTTAGAAAAAGTCGGTATGAAACAATATATCGAGGCTCGACCTTCTCAACTATCCGGAGGTCAAAAACAACGGGTGGCGATCGCTCGTGCATTATCTATGGACCCTGACGTGATGCTCTTCGATGAGCCTACCTCTGCACTTGACCCTGAAATGGTCGGTGAAGTATTGAATACGATCAAGGATCTAGCTCATACAGGATTGACAATGATCATCGTGACCCATGAAATGGAATTTGCAAAAGAGGTTTCTGACCGAGTGATTTTCATGGATAAAGGTGTTATTGCAGAAGAAGGAAGTCCTGAAGATATCTTCGTTCATCCAAAAGAAACACGTACGAAAGAATTCTTGTCACGTATTTTGAATAACTAA
- a CDS encoding ABC transporter permease subunit (The N-terminal region of this protein, as described by TIGR01726, is a three transmembrane segment that identifies a subfamily of ABC transporter permease subunits, which specificities that include histidine, arginine, glutamine, glutamate, L-cystine (sic), the opines (in Agrobacterium) octopine and nopaline, etc.), with protein sequence MKKNSVTLTLIFTFILSIFSLTTMVNADDKTPSDQFRVGMEAGYAPFNWSQQTDANDAYPIQGQNSFAGGYDVQIAKKVAEGLGKELVIVQTKWDGLPPALQSGKIDAIIAGMSPTAERQKEIDFTDPYYESELVIVVQKDGKFANATSLEDLSGAKITAQLNTFHYNVIDQIPGVDKQQAMDNFSAMRTALASGMIDGYVSERPEGVTATSVNPDLKMLELDEANGFQTNPEDVQIAVGMRKGDPDLQKVNQILSGISHDDRIAIMDQAIEDQPASTDGDAEETGLFHDFKTIWDQYGNMFLRGAGLTLFIALIGTVVGTTLGLLIGVFRSIPEADNKVTRFFQKVANFLLSVYIEVFRGTPMMVQAMVIFYGLALAFGISLDRTIAALFIVSINTGAYMTEIVRGGIFAVDGGQFEAAQAIGMTHSQTMRKVVIPQVLRNILPATGNEFVINIKDTAVLSVIGVADLFFQGNSASGANFQFFQTFTIVGIIYLIMTFTITRILRVIEKKIDGPTAYTKIEEVNNANLQE encoded by the coding sequence ATGAAAAAAAATTCAGTTACACTCACTCTAATCTTTACGTTTATTCTATCGATCTTTAGCTTGACCACTATGGTCAATGCAGATGATAAAACACCGAGCGATCAATTCCGTGTTGGAATGGAAGCCGGTTATGCACCTTTTAACTGGTCACAACAAACAGATGCAAATGATGCCTATCCAATTCAAGGACAAAACAGTTTTGCCGGCGGATACGATGTACAGATCGCCAAAAAAGTAGCCGAAGGGTTAGGCAAAGAACTAGTCATTGTCCAAACGAAATGGGACGGTTTACCACCTGCCCTTCAATCTGGAAAGATCGACGCAATCATTGCCGGAATGAGTCCAACGGCAGAACGCCAAAAAGAAATCGACTTTACTGACCCTTATTATGAATCAGAACTTGTGATCGTCGTCCAAAAAGACGGGAAATTTGCGAATGCAACCAGCTTAGAAGATCTTTCTGGAGCAAAAATCACCGCACAATTGAACACTTTCCACTACAACGTGATCGACCAAATCCCAGGAGTGGATAAACAACAAGCAATGGATAACTTTTCAGCAATGCGGACAGCACTTGCTTCTGGAATGATCGACGGTTATGTCAGTGAACGTCCTGAAGGCGTGACTGCAACAAGCGTCAACCCCGATTTAAAAATGCTCGAACTTGACGAAGCAAATGGCTTCCAAACAAATCCTGAAGACGTTCAAATAGCTGTAGGCATGCGTAAAGGTGATCCTGATCTCCAAAAAGTCAATCAAATCTTAAGTGGTATCTCGCATGATGATCGCATCGCCATCATGGACCAAGCAATCGAAGACCAACCTGCTTCAACGGATGGCGATGCAGAAGAAACCGGCTTGTTCCATGACTTTAAAACGATTTGGGACCAATATGGCAATATGTTCTTACGTGGAGCTGGCTTAACGCTCTTTATCGCGTTGATCGGTACAGTTGTAGGAACAACATTAGGTTTATTGATTGGTGTCTTTCGTTCGATTCCTGAAGCTGACAATAAAGTGACACGCTTCTTCCAAAAAGTAGCTAACTTCTTATTATCTGTTTATATCGAAGTCTTTCGTGGCACACCGATGATGGTTCAAGCGATGGTCATCTTCTATGGATTGGCTTTAGCCTTTGGTATTTCTCTTGATCGTACGATTGCTGCTTTGTTCATCGTTTCGATCAATACAGGTGCGTACATGACTGAAATCGTACGTGGTGGGATTTTTGCAGTAGATGGCGGTCAATTTGAAGCAGCTCAAGCTATCGGTATGACCCATAGTCAAACGATGCGTAAAGTAGTGATTCCGCAAGTGTTGAGAAATATTTTACCGGCTACCGGTAATGAGTTTGTTATCAATATCAAAGACACCGCAGTATTAAGTGTTATCGGTGTAGCAGATCTATTCTTCCAAGGAAACTCTGCATCTGGTGCCAACTTCCAATTCTTCCAAACATTTACGATCGTCGGGATCATCTACTTGATCATGACTTTCACGATCACAAGAATCCTACGTGTGATCGAGAAGAAAATCGATGGACCTACTGCGTATACGAAAATTGAAGAAGTCAACAATGCGAACCTACAGGAATAA
- the brnQ gene encoding branched-chain amino acid transport system II carrier protein, whose amino-acid sequence MSKKLSFKENLFIGSMLFGLFFGAGNLIFPVHMGQEAGADIFWANLGFLATGIGLPFLGVIAIGVSKTSGVYELAQRVNKTYALIFTVLLYLVIGPFFALPRLATTSFEIGLAPFIPAENQTLFLAIFSFLFFLAAWWFSKRPTKILDYVGKFLNPAFLILLGILLLLAFINPLGSVAEAPVQPHYQSQAFFTGFTQGYNTLDALAALAFGIIIVTTIRGMGVTKPSDIARDTIKSGAISIVLMGIIYTLLSYVGTMSLGTFPMSANGGIALAQIADHYLGTYGSILLAFIVILACLKTGIGLITAFSETFTELFPKRSYLFFVTGTSLLACLVANVGLTNIIQFSLPVLMFIYPLAMTLILLVLIGPLFKQRTSVYRMTTYFTLLASIVDGLNACPDSIKQTSIVKGILSFADSYLPFFSLGMGWITPALIGFVIGLLWSFFKNEKNSDLIVN is encoded by the coding sequence ATGTCAAAAAAATTATCATTCAAAGAAAATCTATTCATCGGTTCCATGCTATTTGGACTATTTTTTGGTGCCGGTAATCTTATATTCCCTGTCCATATGGGACAAGAAGCTGGCGCTGATATCTTCTGGGCAAATCTCGGTTTTTTAGCTACAGGGATCGGGTTACCATTTTTAGGCGTCATTGCGATCGGCGTTTCAAAGACCTCTGGTGTCTATGAATTGGCGCAACGTGTCAATAAAACCTATGCACTTATTTTTACTGTCTTACTTTATTTAGTTATTGGGCCATTTTTCGCCTTGCCACGTTTAGCGACTACTTCTTTTGAAATTGGCTTAGCCCCTTTTATTCCAGCAGAAAATCAAACATTGTTTTTAGCTATTTTTAGTTTCTTATTCTTTTTGGCTGCTTGGTGGTTCTCTAAACGTCCAACAAAGATTTTAGATTACGTTGGTAAGTTTTTGAATCCTGCATTCTTGATCTTGCTAGGTATCCTGCTATTACTTGCTTTTATCAATCCACTTGGCTCAGTTGCAGAAGCGCCTGTACAACCTCATTATCAAAGCCAAGCATTCTTTACTGGTTTTACGCAAGGATATAACACGTTAGATGCGTTAGCTGCATTGGCCTTTGGTATCATCATCGTTACGACGATTCGTGGCATGGGTGTCACAAAGCCTTCTGATATCGCAAGAGATACGATCAAATCAGGCGCAATCAGTATTGTTTTGATGGGAATCATTTATACATTGCTTTCTTATGTCGGAACGATGAGCCTCGGAACATTTCCGATGAGTGCTAATGGTGGTATTGCACTTGCACAAATCGCTGATCACTATTTAGGTACTTACGGTAGTATTTTATTAGCGTTTATTGTGATTCTTGCTTGTTTGAAAACAGGCATTGGCTTGATCACTGCATTCTCAGAAACATTTACTGAGTTATTCCCTAAACGTAGCTATTTGTTTTTTGTTACCGGAACAAGTTTACTGGCATGTTTAGTTGCCAATGTAGGGTTGACGAATATCATCCAATTCTCTTTACCTGTCTTGATGTTTATTTATCCATTGGCAATGACCTTGATTTTACTTGTATTGATCGGTCCATTGTTTAAACAACGCACTTCTGTTTATCGGATGACGACTTATTTCACATTGCTTGCTTCCATCGTAGACGGCTTGAACGCTTGCCCTGATTCAATCAAACAAACAAGTATCGTAAAAGGTATCTTATCATTTGCTGATTCCTACCTGCCATTTTTCTCATTAGGAATGGGCTGGATCACACCAGCATTGATCGGGTTTGTCATCGGGTTACTTTGGAGTTTTTTCAAAAATGAAAAGAATTCTGACTTGATCGTAAATTAA
- a CDS encoding transcription repressor NadR, with the protein MIEGETRRKEIIETLANADKPVSASKFATRFGVSRQIIVGDIALLRAAGEGIVATARGYLLEDEQDQAGLISKIAVQHQREQTEEELQLIVAHGGEILDVIVEHPLYGELTGMLHIKTEEDIRSFMKRYRKSQASLLSELTDGIHLHTIRYSNEQVLQQIKQGLAEAGILFEENQ; encoded by the coding sequence ATGATTGAAGGAGAAACTCGCCGAAAAGAAATCATTGAAACACTAGCCAATGCAGATAAGCCTGTCAGTGCCAGTAAGTTTGCCACACGCTTTGGTGTCAGTCGACAAATCATCGTAGGCGATATTGCGTTATTACGAGCGGCAGGAGAAGGAATCGTGGCAACGGCCAGAGGGTATCTTCTGGAAGATGAACAAGATCAAGCAGGACTTATCAGTAAAATTGCGGTACAACACCAACGGGAACAAACAGAAGAAGAGCTGCAATTGATCGTGGCCCACGGTGGAGAAATCTTAGATGTCATCGTTGAGCATCCGCTATATGGCGAACTGACAGGAATGCTTCATATCAAGACGGAAGAAGATATTCGTTCATTTATGAAACGTTATCGGAAAAGTCAGGCTTCGTTATTGTCTGAATTAACAGATGGAATCCATTTGCATACAATACGTTATTCAAATGAGCAAGTATTGCAACAAATCAAACAAGGATTAGCAGAAGCGGGCATCTTGTTCGAAGAGAATCAATAA
- the def gene encoding peptide deformylase: protein MITMDDIIREGNPTLREVAQEVALPLSEEDLLLGEEMLEFLKNSQDPIKAEELNLRGGVGLAAPQLDISKRIIAVHVPNPDPEITEPTLSTVMYNPKILSHSVQNACLGEGEGCLSVDREVPGYVVRHAKITLSYYDKNGEKQKIRLKNYESIVVQHEIDHINGVMFYDHINAQNPFSLKEGVLVIE, encoded by the coding sequence ATGATCACAATGGATGATATCATTCGAGAAGGCAATCCAACATTACGTGAAGTCGCACAAGAAGTCGCTCTTCCACTTAGCGAGGAAGATCTCTTATTAGGAGAAGAAATGTTGGAGTTTCTTAAAAATAGTCAAGATCCAATCAAAGCAGAAGAATTGAATTTACGTGGCGGGGTTGGCCTAGCTGCGCCTCAGCTTGATATTTCAAAACGGATCATTGCCGTCCACGTACCAAATCCAGATCCAGAAATCACTGAACCAACTTTGAGTACAGTCATGTATAATCCAAAAATTTTGAGTCATTCTGTCCAGAATGCTTGCTTAGGCGAAGGGGAAGGCTGCTTGTCAGTCGATCGTGAAGTACCTGGTTATGTGGTACGCCACGCAAAAATCACGCTTTCGTATTATGACAAGAATGGGGAAAAACAAAAAATTCGTTTAAAGAATTATGAATCAATCGTGGTTCAACATGAAATCGACCATATCAATGGTGTGATGTTCTACGACCATATCAACGCTCAAAATCCATTCTCTTTAAAAGAAGGCGTATTGGTGATCGAGTAG